A genomic segment from Variovorax paradoxus B4 encodes:
- a CDS encoding MarR family winged helix-turn-helix transcriptional regulator — translation MAEPSAETHRFVDDYLPALLAQASQLISSEFHEVARQQGFSVSEWRVMASLAGSEPISIGQLAQVTVTKQPTVTRLLDRMEARGQVERLPHESDRRITLVRITRKGLKAVEHLMELARDHERRVLEPFGLRRAEELKQTLRQMIDLHVHVPVEEPDED, via the coding sequence ATGGCTGAACCCTCTGCCGAAACGCATCGCTTCGTCGATGACTACCTGCCTGCCCTGCTGGCGCAGGCCAGCCAGCTGATCTCCTCGGAGTTCCACGAGGTGGCGCGGCAGCAGGGCTTCTCGGTGTCCGAGTGGCGCGTGATGGCCTCGCTCGCGGGCAGCGAACCGATCAGCATCGGCCAGCTCGCACAGGTGACGGTGACCAAGCAGCCGACCGTCACGCGGCTGCTCGACCGCATGGAGGCACGCGGACAGGTGGAGCGGTTGCCCCATGAAAGTGATCGCCGCATCACGCTGGTGCGCATCACGCGCAAGGGATTGAAGGCGGTGGAGCACCTGATGGAACTCGCGCGCGACCACGAGCGGCGCGTGCTCGAACCCTTCGGCCTGCGGCGCGCCGAAGAACTGAAGCAGACCCTGCGGCAGATGATCGACCTGCACGTGCATGTGCCGGTCGAGGAGCCGGACGAAGACTGA
- a CDS encoding alpha/beta fold hydrolase — protein MTIRRAFADLSVGQVHYAACGDASAPAVLLLHQSPRSWAEYREVLPLVGARYRAIAMDTAGFGDSADGGMPASIAHWARVACELLDALGIAQADVVGHHTGGVVAIELASAFPDRVRSLVLSSTPFTGEAFRIARARKPPIDQVAPSEDGSHLAALWQKRQGFYPPGRPDLLEAFVLDALKVGHRVEEGHRAVASYRMEERIGRVTQPALIIHATGDPFASPHAEELRHHLPQARIVDIEGGMVPLPDQMPEAFAQTVLDFLSTLPS, from the coding sequence GTGACGATCCGCCGCGCCTTTGCCGACCTGTCGGTGGGGCAGGTGCACTACGCGGCGTGCGGCGATGCGAGCGCGCCGGCCGTGCTGCTGCTGCACCAGTCGCCGCGCAGCTGGGCCGAATACCGCGAGGTGCTGCCGCTGGTCGGCGCGCGGTATCGCGCCATTGCCATGGACACCGCGGGCTTCGGCGATTCGGCGGACGGCGGCATGCCGGCGAGCATCGCGCATTGGGCGCGCGTGGCCTGCGAACTGCTCGATGCACTGGGCATTGCGCAGGCCGACGTGGTGGGTCATCACACGGGCGGCGTCGTGGCAATCGAATTGGCGAGCGCGTTTCCGGACCGCGTGCGCAGCCTCGTGCTGTCGTCCACGCCGTTTACCGGCGAAGCCTTTCGCATCGCGAGGGCCCGGAAGCCGCCCATCGACCAGGTCGCTCCAAGTGAAGACGGAAGCCATCTCGCCGCACTCTGGCAAAAGCGCCAGGGCTTCTATCCGCCGGGCCGCCCCGATCTGCTCGAAGCCTTCGTGCTCGATGCGTTGAAGGTCGGCCATCGCGTGGAGGAAGGACATCGCGCCGTCGCCTCCTATCGCATGGAAGAGCGCATCGGCCGCGTGACACAGCCCGCGCTCATCATCCACGCCACCGGCGATCCGTTTGCCTCGCCGCACGCAGAAGAGCTGCGGCACCACCTGCCTCAGGCGCGCATCGTCGATATCGAAGGCGGCATGGTTCCCTTGCCCGACCAGATGCCCGAGGCATTCGCGCAGACGGTGCTCGACTTTCTTTCGACGCTGCCATCATGA
- a CDS encoding PDR/VanB family oxidoreductase, producing the protein MTTPTATLQLRVAEARQLNPLIRMLRLRAEDGRPLPGFAAGAHIRVQVSLPDGKTDWRHYSLINFATARNATNAPTDYVIAVRKEAEGRGGSRFMHEGLNEGDTLAIEAPKNDFPLHTGPGGSVLIAGGIGVTPLATMAARRRAEEAPVRMHYAGRSRELMAFLPELQALLGDDLRVHADAEAGAPLDIDALLDDVPAGDRLYVCGPKVMLDAMLARTQARGWDHDRVHFELFTEPVAEEGDQPFEVELAQSGQRFTVPADQSILDCLIDNGCDPMFDCKRGECGVCAVPVLEGEIDHRDYVLTAREKAEGNVMQICISRAKGARLVLDI; encoded by the coding sequence ATGACCACTCCCACCGCCACGCTCCAGCTTCGCGTCGCCGAAGCGCGTCAACTCAACCCGCTGATCCGCATGCTGCGCCTGCGTGCGGAAGATGGTCGCCCGTTGCCTGGCTTTGCGGCCGGCGCCCATATCCGTGTGCAGGTGTCGCTGCCCGACGGCAAGACCGATTGGCGTCACTATTCGTTGATCAATTTTGCGACGGCGCGCAATGCCACCAATGCACCGACCGACTACGTGATCGCCGTGCGCAAGGAAGCCGAAGGCCGTGGCGGTTCGCGCTTCATGCACGAGGGGTTGAACGAGGGCGACACCCTCGCCATCGAGGCACCGAAGAACGACTTCCCGCTGCACACCGGCCCGGGTGGCTCGGTGCTCATCGCGGGCGGCATCGGCGTCACGCCGCTGGCCACCATGGCCGCGCGCCGCCGCGCCGAAGAAGCACCCGTGCGCATGCACTACGCCGGTCGCAGCCGCGAGTTGATGGCCTTTTTGCCGGAGCTGCAGGCGCTGCTGGGCGACGACCTGCGCGTGCATGCCGATGCCGAGGCCGGCGCGCCGCTCGACATCGATGCCCTGCTCGACGACGTGCCCGCCGGCGACCGCCTCTACGTCTGCGGCCCCAAGGTCATGCTCGACGCCATGCTGGCCCGCACCCAGGCCCGCGGCTGGGACCACGACCGCGTGCACTTCGAGCTCTTCACCGAACCCGTCGCGGAAGAGGGCGACCAGCCCTTCGAGGTGGAGCTCGCCCAATCGGGCCAGCGCTTCACCGTGCCGGCCGACCAGAGCATCCTCGACTGCCTCATCGACAACGGCTGCGACCCGATGTTCGACTGCAAGCGCGGCGAATGCGGCGTGTGTGCCGTGCCCGTGCTCGAAGGCGAGATCGACCACCGCGACTACGTGCTGACCGCGCGCGAGAAGGCGGAGGGCAACGTGATGCAGATCTGCATCTCGCGCGCCAAGGGTGCGCGCCTGGTGCTCGACATCTGA
- a CDS encoding quinone oxidoreductase family protein: MKAIRIHGFDAVPVLEEMPDPVQQPGRTIVHMHAATVGHIDRTVWRGSFLRHPPLPYTPGVEAAGIVLASERFAAGERVWLRGSGLGTLFDGTWCEQVDAPDEALGLLPDTLPMTVGAAFFSPTTSAWVALHEVAKLQAGEQVLVTGASGAVGSLAVQLARELGCTVRALDPNAEAPPPASADLLIDTVGGSVLSTALPAVRPGGRAVLIGYTAGPTLQLDIAHFLQRDVALLPLNMFRREAAGRAAAPELLARLADGRLHLGVRSFALADAAMALEWIAQRGHRGRAVLVP; the protein is encoded by the coding sequence ATGAAGGCCATCCGCATTCACGGCTTCGACGCGGTGCCCGTGCTCGAAGAAATGCCCGACCCAGTGCAACAGCCCGGCCGCACCATCGTCCACATGCACGCCGCCACCGTCGGCCACATCGACCGCACCGTGTGGCGCGGCAGTTTCCTGCGCCATCCGCCGCTGCCCTACACGCCGGGCGTGGAGGCCGCAGGCATCGTCCTCGCAAGCGAGCGCTTTGCCGCCGGCGAGCGCGTGTGGCTGCGCGGCAGTGGCCTGGGCACGCTGTTCGATGGCACCTGGTGCGAACAGGTCGATGCGCCCGACGAAGCGCTCGGCCTGCTGCCCGACACGCTGCCGATGACGGTCGGTGCCGCGTTCTTTTCGCCCACCACGTCGGCGTGGGTGGCGCTGCATGAAGTCGCGAAGCTGCAGGCCGGCGAGCAGGTGCTGGTCACGGGGGCGAGCGGTGCCGTGGGCTCGCTCGCGGTGCAGCTGGCGCGCGAGCTTGGCTGCACCGTGAGGGCGCTCGATCCGAACGCCGAAGCTCCGCCGCCCGCGAGTGCAGACCTGTTGATCGACACGGTCGGCGGCAGCGTTCTTTCGACGGCCTTGCCTGCCGTGCGGCCCGGCGGTCGCGCCGTGCTCATCGGCTACACCGCAGGCCCCACGCTGCAGCTGGACATCGCCCACTTCCTGCAGCGCGACGTGGCGCTGCTGCCGCTCAACATGTTCAGGCGCGAAGCCGCCGGCCGTGCCGCGGCGCCCGAGTTGCTCGCCCGGTTGGCCGATGGCCGCCTGCATCTGGGGGTGCGGAGCTTCGCACTCGCCGATGCCGCCATGGCGCTCGAATGGATAGCGCAGCGCGGCCATCGCGGCCGCGCGGTGCTGGTGCCTTAG
- a CDS encoding aromatic ring-hydroxylating dioxygenase subunit alpha encodes MTSYRDNPDAIRALVQNDRVHRDLYTSQELFELEQEHFFANTWNYVGHESQLPKPGDWISNEIAGRPLIVARHSDGSVRAMMNRCAHKGSRLVNGPCGNTGKFFRCPYHAWTFKTDGSLLAIPLKTGYENTALHACESAKGLTTLKHVRSHRGFIFVKINDAGPDFDAYFGDSLSSIDNMADRSPEGELEIAGGCLRFMHQCNWKMFVENLNDTMHPMVAHESSAGTAKRMWADKPADEPKPMAVEQFVPFMSDYKFFEDMGIRTYDHGHSFTGVHFSIHSKYKAIPAYDDAMKARYGEEKTAQILGMARHNTVYYPNLTIKGAIQAIRVVKPISADRTLIESWTFRLKGAPPELLQRTTMYNRLINSPFSVVGHDDLQAYRGMQAGLHASGNEWVSLHRNYDPSELKGGEITTGGTNELPMRNQYRSWVQRMTETM; translated from the coding sequence ATGACCTCGTACCGAGACAACCCCGATGCCATTCGCGCGCTGGTCCAGAACGACCGCGTGCACCGCGACCTGTACACCAGCCAGGAGCTGTTCGAGCTGGAGCAGGAACACTTCTTCGCCAACACCTGGAACTACGTCGGCCACGAGAGCCAGTTGCCGAAGCCCGGCGACTGGATCAGCAACGAGATCGCCGGCCGCCCGCTGATCGTCGCGCGCCACTCTGACGGCAGCGTGCGCGCCATGATGAACCGCTGCGCCCACAAGGGCTCGCGACTGGTGAACGGGCCTTGCGGCAACACCGGCAAGTTCTTCCGCTGCCCGTACCACGCCTGGACTTTCAAGACCGACGGCTCGCTGCTGGCCATTCCGCTGAAGACCGGCTACGAGAACACCGCGCTGCACGCGTGCGAATCGGCCAAGGGGCTCACCACGCTCAAGCATGTGCGCAGCCACCGCGGCTTCATCTTCGTGAAGATCAACGATGCGGGGCCGGACTTCGACGCGTACTTCGGCGACTCGCTCAGCTCCATCGACAACATGGCCGACCGCTCGCCCGAGGGCGAACTGGAAATCGCCGGCGGCTGCCTGCGCTTCATGCACCAGTGCAACTGGAAGATGTTCGTTGAGAACCTCAACGACACCATGCACCCGATGGTGGCGCACGAGTCCTCGGCCGGCACCGCCAAGCGCATGTGGGCCGACAAGCCCGCCGACGAGCCCAAGCCCATGGCGGTCGAGCAGTTCGTGCCCTTCATGTCCGACTACAAGTTCTTCGAGGACATGGGCATCCGCACCTACGACCACGGCCACAGCTTCACGGGCGTGCACTTCAGCATCCACAGCAAGTACAAGGCGATCCCGGCCTACGACGACGCCATGAAGGCGCGCTACGGCGAGGAGAAGACGGCGCAGATCTTGGGCATGGCACGGCACAACACGGTGTACTACCCGAACCTCACGATCAAGGGCGCGATCCAGGCGATCCGCGTGGTGAAGCCGATTTCGGCCGACAGGACGCTGATCGAGAGCTGGACCTTCCGCCTCAAGGGCGCGCCGCCCGAGCTGCTGCAGCGCACCACCATGTACAACCGGCTCATCAACTCGCCGTTCTCGGTGGTGGGACACGACGACCTGCAGGCCTACCGAGGCATGCAGGCCGGACTGCACGCGAGCGGCAACGAATGGGTGAGTCTGCATCGCAACTACGACCCGTCGGAGCTCAAGGGCGGCGAGATCACCACCGGCGGCACCAACGAGCTGCCGATGCGCAACCAGTACCGCAGCTGGGTGCAGCGCATGACGGAGACCATGTGA
- a CDS encoding indolepyruvate oxidoreductase subunit beta family protein, giving the protein MTNKAQPIKIAILAMGGEGGGVLADWIVDMGEANGYVAQTTSVPGVAQRTGATIYYVELYPAAQAEADGGRPVLALMPLPGDVDVVLASELMEAGRAVQRGLVTADRTTLIASTHRVFSIAEKSALGDGRVDSAQLLAHTGRAAKRFIRFDMAQAAEASGSVISAVLFGALAGSGVLPFSRAQFEATIERGGVGVKPSLKAFGGAFARAHGGDDGETPPEAAAVTPTPQPRHPAVRALVERVQHDFPLAAQDFLLEGVRRLIDYQDPAYAGLYLDRMAAVSALPNNGDHRLLRETARHLALWMSYEDTARVAALKTRATRFERVRGEARVQPGQVLAINEYMHPRLQEICETLPGGIGRWLMNSTLPKKLVERFTQHGRVIQTSSLHGYLMLRTVAAMKRWRRSTMRYAEENRRIEEWLQRIAATAQRNPELAVELAQCQRLVKGYSDTHERGIRNYDTVMRAVERAGAQLAPATLRELRDAALADEHGHKLQAALAQHALA; this is encoded by the coding sequence ATGACGAACAAGGCGCAACCGATCAAGATCGCGATCCTCGCCATGGGCGGGGAGGGCGGCGGCGTGCTCGCCGACTGGATCGTCGACATGGGCGAGGCCAACGGCTACGTCGCGCAGACCACCTCGGTGCCCGGCGTGGCGCAGCGCACCGGCGCCACCATCTACTACGTCGAGCTGTATCCGGCCGCGCAAGCCGAAGCGGACGGCGGACGGCCGGTGCTGGCGTTGATGCCGTTGCCGGGGGATGTCGACGTGGTGCTGGCATCGGAACTCATGGAAGCCGGCCGCGCGGTGCAGCGCGGACTGGTCACGGCCGACCGCACCACGCTGATCGCCTCCACGCACCGCGTGTTCTCGATCGCGGAGAAGAGCGCGCTGGGCGACGGCCGCGTCGACAGCGCCCAGTTGCTCGCGCACACGGGCAGGGCCGCCAAGCGCTTCATCCGCTTCGACATGGCGCAGGCCGCCGAAGCCTCGGGCAGCGTGATCAGCGCCGTGCTCTTCGGCGCGCTGGCGGGCTCGGGCGTGCTGCCGTTCAGCCGCGCGCAGTTCGAGGCGACCATCGAGCGCGGTGGCGTGGGCGTGAAGCCGAGCCTGAAAGCCTTCGGTGGCGCGTTCGCCCGCGCCCATGGCGGTGATGATGGCGAAACGCCGCCGGAAGCCGCTGCGGTCACGCCGACCCCACAACCGCGCCATCCGGCCGTGCGCGCGCTGGTCGAACGTGTGCAGCACGACTTCCCGCTGGCCGCGCAAGACTTCCTGCTGGAAGGCGTGCGCCGCCTCATCGACTACCAGGACCCGGCCTATGCCGGCCTGTACCTGGATCGCATGGCCGCCGTCTCCGCCTTGCCGAACAACGGCGATCACCGCCTGCTGCGAGAAACCGCACGCCATCTCGCGCTGTGGATGTCCTACGAAGACACTGCCCGCGTCGCCGCGCTCAAGACCCGCGCCACCCGCTTCGAGCGCGTGCGCGGCGAGGCCCGCGTGCAGCCCGGGCAGGTGCTTGCCATCAACGAGTACATGCACCCGCGCCTGCAGGAAATCTGCGAGACGTTGCCGGGCGGCATCGGCCGCTGGCTGATGAACTCCACGCTGCCGAAGAAGCTCGTCGAGCGCTTCACGCAGCACGGCCGCGTGATCCAGACCAGCTCGTTGCACGGCTATCTGATGCTGCGCACCGTTGCGGCCATGAAGCGCTGGCGCCGCTCGACGATGCGCTATGCCGAAGAAAACCGCCGCATCGAGGAATGGCTGCAGCGCATTGCGGCCACCGCGCAGCGCAACCCCGAGCTGGCCGTCGAGTTGGCGCAGTGCCAGCGCCTCGTCAAGGGCTACAGCGACACGCACGAGCGCGGCATCCGCAACTACGACACCGTGATGCGCGCGGTCGAGCGCGCCGGCGCGCAGCTCGCGCCCGCCACCTTGCGCGAACTGCGCGACGCGGCGCTCGCGGACGAACACGGCCACAAGCTGCAAGCCGCGCTGGCGCAGCACGCACTGGCCTGA
- a CDS encoding indolepyruvate ferredoxin oxidoreductase subunit alpha, with product MAERSFVEEVKKLRLSGGDVFRGEGILAVTKALLESGVSYVAGYQGAPISHLMDVLADAQDILAEQGIRFENSASEATAAATLAASVNYPLRGAVTFKATVGTNVASDALANLASGGVTGGALIIVGEDYGEGSSIMQERSHAFAMKSQIWLLDPRPNLPSIVDAVKQGFDLSEASNTPVMLQLRIRACHVHGHFIAGDNKRAKFTLKDALENPQRDVGRIVLPPASFVHEQEKVKDRWPAAVRFIEERKLNEFFSEDADDIGIIVQGGSYNTLLRALERLGLADVYGNTQVPLYVMNVAYPVIESEVIRFCEGKRAVLIVEEGQPNFVEQNLATILRQAGSTTALHGKDMLPVAGEYTSSELLKGARVFCERYERLVPLPMPVPVPVRKVIPLKEVAAIGVDAAPEPVQPSTGLGDVVHARPPGFCTGCPERPIFSAMKLVERELGAHHVSADIGCHLFSILPPFNIGNTTMGYGLGGAGASALNAPAGKRAISMMGDGGFWHNGLTSGVANSVFNKSDNLTIVVDNNYTSATGGQDILSSNAVNKTRSTGHEIERAVRGVGVEWVRTLRRTYDVAGMRDALKEALTTTKKGPKVLIAQSECMLNKQRREKPLVRKAIADGKRMVREKFGVDSDTCTGDHSCIRLSGCPSLSIKPNPDPLRTDPVATVLDSCVGCGVCGEVSHAAVLCPSFYKAQIVSNPTRWDVLRDRVRAAVIGWLQRGEARRRETYAF from the coding sequence ATGGCTGAGCGTTCGTTCGTCGAAGAAGTCAAGAAGCTGCGGCTTTCTGGCGGAGATGTGTTTCGCGGTGAAGGCATTCTGGCGGTCACCAAGGCCTTGCTCGAATCGGGAGTTTCCTATGTGGCCGGCTACCAGGGTGCACCGATCTCGCACCTGATGGACGTGCTGGCCGATGCGCAGGACATCCTTGCCGAGCAGGGCATTCGCTTCGAGAACAGCGCGAGCGAAGCCACCGCCGCCGCCACGCTGGCCGCGTCGGTCAACTATCCGCTGCGCGGCGCCGTGACCTTCAAGGCCACCGTGGGTACCAACGTGGCGTCCGACGCGCTGGCCAACCTGGCCTCGGGCGGCGTGACGGGCGGCGCGCTGATCATCGTGGGCGAGGACTACGGCGAGGGCTCGTCGATCATGCAGGAGCGCAGCCATGCCTTCGCGATGAAGTCGCAGATCTGGCTGCTCGATCCGCGGCCCAACCTGCCGAGCATCGTCGATGCGGTGAAGCAGGGCTTCGATCTCTCCGAAGCCAGCAACACGCCCGTGATGCTGCAGCTGCGCATCCGCGCCTGCCATGTGCATGGCCACTTCATTGCCGGCGACAACAAGCGCGCAAAGTTCACGCTGAAGGACGCGCTCGAGAACCCGCAGCGCGACGTCGGCCGCATCGTGCTGCCGCCCGCGAGCTTCGTGCACGAGCAGGAGAAGGTGAAGGACCGCTGGCCCGCCGCCGTGCGCTTCATCGAGGAGCGCAAGCTCAACGAGTTCTTCTCCGAAGACGCCGACGACATCGGCATCATCGTGCAGGGCGGCAGCTACAACACGCTGCTGCGCGCGCTCGAGCGGCTCGGCCTGGCCGATGTCTATGGCAACACCCAGGTGCCGCTCTACGTGATGAACGTGGCCTACCCCGTCATCGAGAGCGAAGTCATCCGCTTCTGCGAAGGCAAGCGCGCGGTGCTGATCGTGGAGGAGGGCCAGCCCAACTTCGTCGAGCAGAACCTCGCGACCATCCTGCGGCAGGCGGGCTCGACCACCGCGCTGCACGGCAAGGACATGCTGCCCGTTGCCGGCGAATACACGTCGTCCGAGCTTCTGAAGGGCGCGCGCGTCTTCTGCGAGCGCTACGAACGCCTCGTGCCGCTGCCGATGCCCGTGCCCGTGCCGGTGCGCAAAGTGATCCCGCTCAAGGAAGTGGCCGCCATCGGCGTCGATGCCGCACCCGAGCCGGTGCAGCCGTCCACGGGACTCGGCGACGTCGTGCACGCCCGCCCGCCGGGCTTCTGCACCGGCTGCCCCGAACGCCCGATCTTCAGCGCGATGAAACTGGTCGAGCGCGAGCTCGGTGCGCATCATGTGAGCGCCGACATCGGCTGCCACCTGTTTTCCATCCTGCCGCCCTTCAACATCGGCAACACGACCATGGGCTACGGCCTCGGCGGCGCCGGCGCCTCGGCGCTCAATGCGCCAGCCGGCAAGCGCGCGATCTCGATGATGGGCGACGGCGGCTTCTGGCACAACGGCCTGACCAGCGGCGTGGCGAACTCCGTCTTCAACAAGAGCGACAACCTCACCATCGTCGTCGACAACAACTACACCTCGGCCACGGGCGGGCAGGACATCCTCTCGTCGAACGCCGTCAACAAGACGCGCAGCACCGGCCATGAGATCGAGCGCGCCGTGCGCGGCGTGGGTGTCGAATGGGTCAGGACGCTGCGCCGCACCTACGACGTCGCCGGCATGCGCGATGCGCTGAAAGAAGCGCTGACCACGACGAAGAAGGGCCCCAAGGTCCTGATCGCACAATCGGAGTGCATGCTCAACAAGCAGCGCCGCGAGAAGCCGCTGGTGCGAAAGGCCATCGCCGACGGGAAGCGCATGGTGCGCGAGAAGTTCGGCGTCGATTCCGACACCTGCACCGGCGATCACTCGTGCATCCGTCTCTCGGGCTGCCCGTCGCTGTCGATCAAGCCCAACCCCGACCCGCTGCGCACCGACCCGGTCGCGACGGTGCTCGACAGCTGCGTGGGCTGCGGCGTCTGCGGCGAGGTCTCGCATGCCGCGGTGCTGTGCCCCTCGTTCTACAAGGCGCAGATCGTGAGCAACCCGACCCGTTGGGACGTGCTGCGCGACCGCGTGCGCGCCGCCGTGATCGGCTGGCTGCAACGTGGCGAAGCGCGCCGCCGTGAAACCTATGCCTTCTGA
- a CDS encoding aromatic-ring-hydroxylating dioxygenase subunit beta produces MAGTEATRQDLIDFVVNEVHLLDTRRYEEWNALFTDDAFYWVPLVPDQEDGINHTSHLYEDKLLRDLRIERLKSPRAFSQQPPSRCHHLLQVPVVEQFDAEANRFVVRTEFHYTETQGDELQFYVGTFFHHLTVQDGALRMTLKRVNLLNCDAALPAVQLFI; encoded by the coding sequence ATGGCCGGCACCGAAGCTACCCGCCAGGACCTGATCGACTTCGTCGTGAACGAGGTGCACCTGCTCGACACGCGCCGCTACGAAGAGTGGAATGCACTCTTCACCGACGACGCCTTTTATTGGGTGCCGCTGGTGCCCGACCAGGAAGACGGCATCAACCACACCTCGCACCTCTACGAGGACAAGCTGCTGCGCGACCTGCGCATCGAGCGCCTCAAGAGTCCGCGTGCCTTCTCGCAGCAGCCGCCGAGCCGTTGCCACCACCTGTTGCAGGTGCCCGTGGTCGAGCAGTTCGACGCCGAGGCGAATCGCTTCGTGGTGCGCACCGAATTCCACTACACCGAAACGCAGGGCGACGAGCTGCAGTTCTATGTCGGCACCTTCTTCCACCACCTCACGGTGCAGGACGGTGCGCTGCGCATGACGCTCAAGCGCGTCAACCTGCTCAACTGCGACGCGGCGCTGCCGGCCGTGCAGCTCTTCATCTAG
- a CDS encoding 3-hydroxybutyryl-CoA dehydrogenase, translating to MANDSALPRFAAVGAGRMGRGIAIAFAYAGHRISLIDLRPRSDAAWQRLQGEAKAEIEASLAGLAQLGVIDAAQIRSIAARVDFVNAAEAPQALAAAELVFEGVPETLEAKREAFEQLNRHCRDDAILTSTTSSILVTQLAALVRLPERFLNMHWLNPAYVIPVVELSCHSGTDAAVLARTKALMEAIGKLPVVCGASPGYIVPRLQALVMNEAARMIEEGAATAEEIDKATRYGLGLRFAALGVVEFIDFGGCDILHHASREMSASIDKGRYTAPAIVDRMVEEGRLGLKSGSGFYDYEGRDIAAYRRDVLSRTLGELKHAGLWRAPASETLP from the coding sequence ATGGCGAATGATTCGGCGCTGCCACGTTTCGCGGCCGTCGGCGCGGGCCGCATGGGCCGCGGCATCGCGATCGCGTTCGCCTATGCGGGCCACCGCATCTCGCTGATCGACCTGCGTCCGCGCAGCGACGCAGCCTGGCAGCGGCTGCAGGGCGAAGCGAAGGCCGAGATCGAAGCCAGCCTCGCAGGCCTGGCGCAGCTCGGCGTGATCGATGCGGCGCAGATCCGGTCCATTGCCGCCCGCGTGGACTTCGTGAACGCCGCCGAAGCGCCCCAGGCACTGGCCGCCGCCGAGCTGGTGTTCGAAGGCGTGCCCGAAACCCTGGAGGCCAAGCGCGAGGCCTTCGAGCAGCTCAACCGCCATTGCCGCGACGACGCCATCCTCACCTCGACCACCAGCAGCATCCTCGTGACGCAGCTCGCGGCGCTGGTGCGCCTGCCCGAGCGCTTCCTGAACATGCACTGGCTCAACCCGGCCTACGTGATTCCCGTGGTGGAACTCAGCTGCCATTCGGGCACCGACGCCGCAGTGCTCGCGCGCACCAAGGCGCTGATGGAAGCCATCGGCAAGCTGCCCGTGGTCTGCGGTGCATCGCCCGGCTACATCGTGCCGCGCCTGCAGGCGCTGGTGATGAACGAAGCGGCCCGCATGATCGAGGAGGGCGCCGCCACCGCCGAGGAAATCGACAAGGCCACCCGCTACGGCCTCGGCCTGCGCTTTGCCGCGCTCGGCGTGGTCGAGTTCATCGACTTCGGCGGCTGCGACATCCTGCACCATGCGAGCCGCGAGATGTCGGCCTCGATCGACAAGGGGCGCTATACCGCGCCGGCCATCGTCGACCGCATGGTCGAGGAGGGGCGGCTCGGCCTGAAGAGCGGCAGCGGCTTCTACGACTACGAGGGCCGCGACATCGCAGCCTACCGGCGCGACGTGCTGTCGCGCACGCTCGGCGAATTGAAGCATGCGGGCCTGTGGCGCGCGCCGGCCAGCGAGACGCTGCCGTGA